The genomic window TTATACCTTTCTACCTTGGTATCCTTGGATACTGGGGAGTTGCTATACCTCTCGGTGTGTTTCTAGATTATTCAACAAATCTCGATGCTTATTCATATTGGATAGGTCTTATCGTAAGTTTAGTTGTCAGTGGATTACTCTATCAGTGGCGTTTACAAGTTATTATGAAAAGATTCAAATAATTTGATGAAAATATCCTTAAAAATTAGTTTGTGAAATAGTTGTTTTATGTAAAGAAAAGTCTTGATTTCATTGACTTTTCTTTTTTTATATTGTGAAAAAATAGCAAGCATATTCTTTGACTCTCATTAATCTATAAGTTAGAATAGAACTATAAGAAATTAAACTTAGAAAGGCAAGATTATGTCAACTCTAGATAAAAATCTTTTGCTTGAGATGTTCCGTAAGATGGAAGAAATTCGTCGTATGGATTTAAAAATTGCTCAATTAGTAAAAAAAGGTAAAGTGCCCGGTATGACGCACTTTTCTGTTGGTGAGGAGGCTGCTAACGTTGGGGCTATGTTAGCTCTTAATGAAGATGACCTTATCACATCAAACCACCGTGGTCACGGTCAAGCCATTGCTAAAGGTATTGACCTCAATGGAATGATGGCTGAAATCCTTGGTAAATATACAGGGACTTGTAAGGGTAAAGGTGGATCAATGCACATCGCCGACCTTGATGCAGGTAACCTTGGTGCTAACGGTATCGTAGGTGGTGGCATGGGGATTGCAGTAGGTGCAGCTCTTACTCAACAAATGAAAAACACTGGTAAAATCGTTGTCTGCTTCTTTGGTGATGGAGCGACTAACGAAGGTGTCTTCCACGAAGCTGTTAACATGGCTTCAATTTGGAATCTTCCAGTTATTTTCTACTGTATTAATAACGGTTATGGAATCTCTGCTGATATTAAGAAAATGACTAATGTGGAGCATATTTATGAGCGTAGCGCTGCTTACGGCATTCCTGGAATGTTTATTCCTGATGGAAACAATGTAATTGATGTATACGAAGGATTTAAGAAAGCAGTTGACCATGTTCGTTCTGGCAAAGGCCCTGTCTTAATCGAAAGTGTAACTTACCGTTGGCTTGGTCACTCATCATCAGACCCTGGTAAATATCGTACACGTGAAGAAGTCGATGAGTGGAAGGAAAAAGATCCAATCGAAAACCTCCGCAAGTACCTTGTTGAAAACAAGATTGCTAGTGCAGAAGAACTTGAAGAAATTCAGGCTCAAGTCAAGGAAGCAGTGGAAGCATCTGTTAAGTTTGCAGAAGAAAGTCCATTCCCTCCGCTAGAATCAGCTTTTGAAGATATTTACGCAGACTAAGGAGAAGTAGAGAAATATGGAAACAAAATTAATGTCTTTCCGCGATACCATTATCCTTGCAATGTCTGAGGAAATGCGTCGTGATGAAAATGTACTCTTGATGGGTGAAGATGTCGGAGTTTTCGGTGGAGACTTCGGAACTTCTGTAGGTATGTTAGAGGAGTTTGGGCCAGAACGTGTACGTGACTGTCCAATCTCTGAAGCTGCAATTTCTGGTGCAGCAGCAGGTGCTGCTATGACAGGACTTCGTCCAATCGTTGATATGACCTTCATGGATTTCTCTGTTATTGCCATGGATAATATTGTCAACCAAGCAGCTAAAACTCGTTACATGTTTGGTGGAAAAGGGCAAGTACCAATGACAATCCGCTGTGCCGCTGGTAATGGGGTAGGTTCTGCAGCTCAGCACTCACAATCATTGGAATCTTGGTTTACTCATATCCCAGGATTGAAGGTTGTAGCTCCAGGTACACCTGCTGATATGAAGGGCCTTCTTAAGTCTTCAATCCGAGACAACAATCCTGTTATTATTCTTGAATACAAATCAGAATTTAACCAAAAAGGTGAAGTACCTGTTGATCCAGACTATACTATCCCACTTGGTGTTGGAGAAA from Streptococcus sp. oral taxon 061 includes these protein-coding regions:
- a CDS encoding thiamine pyrophosphate-dependent dehydrogenase E1 component subunit alpha, whose product is MSTLDKNLLLEMFRKMEEIRRMDLKIAQLVKKGKVPGMTHFSVGEEAANVGAMLALNEDDLITSNHRGHGQAIAKGIDLNGMMAEILGKYTGTCKGKGGSMHIADLDAGNLGANGIVGGGMGIAVGAALTQQMKNTGKIVVCFFGDGATNEGVFHEAVNMASIWNLPVIFYCINNGYGISADIKKMTNVEHIYERSAAYGIPGMFIPDGNNVIDVYEGFKKAVDHVRSGKGPVLIESVTYRWLGHSSSDPGKYRTREEVDEWKEKDPIENLRKYLVENKIASAEELEEIQAQVKEAVEASVKFAEESPFPPLESAFEDIYAD
- a CDS encoding alpha-ketoacid dehydrogenase subunit beta; this encodes METKLMSFRDTIILAMSEEMRRDENVLLMGEDVGVFGGDFGTSVGMLEEFGPERVRDCPISEAAISGAAAGAAMTGLRPIVDMTFMDFSVIAMDNIVNQAAKTRYMFGGKGQVPMTIRCAAGNGVGSAAQHSQSLESWFTHIPGLKVVAPGTPADMKGLLKSSIRDNNPVIILEYKSEFNQKGEVPVDPDYTIPLGVGEIKREGTDVTVVTYGKILRRVMQAAEELAEEGISVEVVDPRTLVPLDKDIIINSVKKTGKVVLVNDAHKTSGFIGEISAIISESEAFDYLDAPIRRCAGEDVPMPYAQNLENAMIPTVESIKDAIRKTHNKQ